One window from the genome of Rufibacter tibetensis encodes:
- the hutG gene encoding formimidoylglutamase, whose protein sequence is MYKPSDKTTWKGRMDPQDGELGLRWHQVVELVDLSREVEDGHGSFVFLGFSSDEGVWRNQGRVGAAGGPDAIRRAMASFADHLPEGIRLFGGGDVICANHRLEEAQAQLGKKVEMLLRKGYKPLVLGGGHETAYGHFLGIRKGLQVGEKLGIINLDAHFDLRSYSQHSSSGTPFLQIADDLEADGLEFHYLCVGIQEAGNTRKLFQSAAERKVHYVLADDLHTGMNTEIQDKLQTFISAVDKVYLSIDLDVFAAAYAPGVSAPTALGLTPQVVVLLLREIISSGKLLTVDVVELNPAYDIDNQTSKLAASLIYQIIQKWAEK, encoded by the coding sequence ATGTACAAACCATCAGATAAAACAACCTGGAAAGGGCGAATGGACCCGCAGGATGGAGAGCTGGGGCTGCGGTGGCACCAGGTGGTGGAGTTGGTAGATCTTTCCCGCGAAGTGGAAGATGGGCACGGAAGTTTCGTGTTCCTGGGGTTCAGTTCTGATGAAGGCGTGTGGCGAAACCAGGGTAGGGTAGGAGCAGCGGGTGGGCCGGACGCGATCAGGCGGGCCATGGCCTCGTTTGCAGATCATTTACCGGAGGGTATCCGGCTGTTTGGCGGTGGCGATGTCATTTGTGCCAATCACCGGTTAGAGGAGGCGCAGGCACAACTTGGTAAAAAAGTGGAGATGCTGCTCAGGAAAGGGTACAAACCCCTCGTTTTGGGAGGAGGGCATGAAACCGCTTACGGGCATTTTCTAGGCATCAGGAAAGGACTACAGGTAGGCGAGAAGCTGGGTATTATCAACCTTGATGCCCATTTTGACCTACGAAGTTATTCCCAGCATTCCAGTTCAGGGACACCCTTTCTGCAAATAGCAGATGACCTGGAAGCCGATGGGTTGGAGTTTCATTACCTCTGCGTGGGCATACAGGAAGCAGGAAATACCCGCAAGCTTTTCCAGTCTGCCGCTGAACGTAAGGTGCACTATGTCTTAGCCGATGACCTTCACACCGGAATGAACACTGAGATTCAAGACAAACTACAGACGTTCATCTCCGCAGTGGACAAGGTCTACCTCAGCATTGATTTGGATGTGTTTGCCGCCGCCTATGCACCGGGGGTAAGTGCGCCCACCGCTTTGGGGCTCACCCCGCAGGTAGTGGTGCTCCTTCTGAGGGAAATCATTAGTTCAGGTAAACTTCTGACGGTAGATGTTGTGGAGCTGAATCCTGCCTATGATATAGATAACCAGACTTCTAAATTAGCAGCTTCCCTGATCTACCAAATCATTCAAAAATGGGCTGAGAAATAA
- a CDS encoding phosphoenolpyruvate carboxylase has protein sequence MDGSSTSALQNYDKHVGLKFQLYNSLFTSLPFHRVEKTGVLLSIFLLHCEEGFAKEQSPDEIISTFFNQYTPYRTEQEQLDLLFRFVQYAERQVVLFDALEDASFRETHDMAGAGTLKHLQAEVEQTQTQAQLQEKLKDFSVRLVLTAHPTQFYPSEVLGIINDLSKALLNDNTAQVNSYLRQLGKTPFFKNEKPSPYDEAVSLIWYLENVFYQAAGQIMSHLKSQFPEAVSEENPLIRLGFWPGGDRDGNPFVTASITLRVAEALRGAIIKSYYQDVRRLKRRLTFKGILNELISLEEKLYNNLFLPGYKADITKEAILAPLLRIKDILIREHNSLFLPLAENLIRKVELFGLFFASLDVRQDSSAHTEALEAIAATSGALPENYSQLSAKEKISALLNANTTVAAESLENELHRDTLESMQAMKTIQEINGSEGCHRYIISHSTSALDVMEVYGLFMLSGWKPEELSVDIVPLFETIDDLKNAHDVMEALYNSEVYRQHLHRRGNIQSIMLGFSDGTKDGGYLMSNWSIYKAKEELSRLAQQYDLQVVFFDGRGGPPARGGGRTHQFYASMGPTIASKEIQLTIQGQTISSNFGTIDAAQYNMEQLMHAGIRNTLFSSKETTFTDQEEDLMQRLAEESYVAYNTLKNNPYFLEYLNYASPLRYYAEANIGSRPSKRKPGKLNLNDLRAVPYVGSWSQLKQNLPGYYGVGAAMERMEAEGQWEAIEHLYSRSLFFRTLLGNCEMAMTKCFFPLTAFLSKHPHYGELWNNIHEEFERTKKYVLRLTKNAHLMEDKPVNLLSIQMRQRIEMPLLTIQQFALTKIREMEEQENNTPGKSKFEKLVMRCSFGIINAERNSA, from the coding sequence ATGGATGGTTCTTCTACCAGTGCCCTGCAAAACTACGACAAACACGTAGGGCTTAAATTTCAGCTATATAACAGTCTTTTCACCTCCTTGCCCTTCCACAGAGTAGAGAAAACCGGGGTATTACTGTCTATTTTCCTGCTGCACTGTGAAGAAGGCTTTGCAAAAGAGCAGAGCCCCGATGAGATTATCAGCACGTTCTTCAATCAGTATACCCCCTACCGAACCGAGCAGGAGCAGCTTGATCTGCTTTTCAGGTTTGTGCAGTACGCTGAGCGGCAGGTAGTGCTTTTTGATGCGCTGGAAGATGCCTCTTTCCGGGAGACGCATGATATGGCCGGGGCAGGTACCCTCAAGCACCTGCAGGCCGAAGTGGAGCAAACTCAAACACAGGCACAGTTACAGGAGAAACTTAAGGATTTTTCAGTACGCCTGGTGCTTACCGCCCACCCTACCCAGTTTTACCCCAGTGAGGTATTAGGTATCATCAATGATTTATCAAAAGCGTTGCTGAACGACAACACGGCGCAGGTAAACAGCTACCTTCGGCAGTTAGGCAAAACCCCGTTCTTCAAAAACGAGAAGCCCTCTCCGTATGACGAGGCCGTGAGTTTGATCTGGTACCTGGAAAACGTCTTCTACCAGGCCGCCGGACAAATCATGTCTCACCTTAAAAGCCAGTTCCCGGAGGCCGTTTCAGAAGAAAACCCTTTGATCAGGTTAGGCTTCTGGCCTGGAGGCGATCGGGATGGTAATCCGTTCGTAACTGCTTCCATTACCCTGCGGGTAGCGGAGGCTCTGAGGGGAGCCATCATTAAATCGTATTACCAGGATGTACGCCGGTTAAAGCGTCGTCTTACGTTCAAGGGGATCTTGAATGAACTGATCTCGTTGGAGGAGAAGCTGTACAATAACCTCTTCTTGCCCGGTTACAAAGCAGATATCACCAAAGAAGCCATTCTGGCTCCGCTGCTTAGAATCAAAGATATTTTGATCCGTGAGCATAATTCCCTTTTCCTTCCCCTGGCCGAAAACCTGATCAGAAAGGTAGAGCTGTTCGGACTATTTTTCGCGTCTCTGGATGTGCGCCAGGACAGTTCCGCGCATACCGAAGCCTTGGAAGCCATTGCTGCTACCAGCGGTGCCTTACCAGAAAACTACTCCCAACTTTCTGCCAAGGAAAAAATATCAGCCTTGCTGAACGCCAACACCACCGTAGCGGCAGAGTCACTGGAGAATGAACTGCACCGTGATACCCTGGAGTCTATGCAGGCCATGAAAACCATTCAGGAAATTAACGGTTCCGAGGGTTGTCACCGTTACATCATCAGTCATAGCACCAGTGCCCTGGATGTGATGGAGGTGTATGGCTTATTCATGCTCAGCGGCTGGAAACCCGAAGAACTTTCCGTGGACATTGTGCCTCTTTTTGAGACTATTGACGACTTGAAAAACGCACATGACGTGATGGAGGCGTTGTACAACTCAGAGGTGTACCGCCAACATCTGCACCGCCGCGGAAATATCCAGAGCATTATGCTGGGCTTCTCAGATGGTACCAAAGACGGGGGTTATCTCATGTCTAACTGGAGCATATACAAAGCCAAGGAAGAACTGAGCAGGTTGGCCCAGCAGTACGATTTGCAGGTGGTGTTCTTTGACGGCCGGGGCGGACCTCCTGCCCGAGGGGGCGGAAGAACGCACCAGTTCTATGCTTCCATGGGCCCTACCATTGCCAGCAAGGAAATCCAGTTGACCATTCAGGGGCAGACCATCAGTTCCAACTTCGGGACCATTGATGCGGCGCAGTACAACATGGAACAGCTCATGCATGCCGGTATCAGAAACACTTTGTTCTCTTCTAAAGAGACCACCTTTACGGACCAGGAAGAAGACCTCATGCAGCGGTTGGCCGAGGAAAGTTATGTGGCGTACAACACCCTTAAGAACAACCCTTATTTCCTGGAGTACCTGAATTACGCCAGCCCTTTGCGGTATTACGCCGAGGCTAACATTGGAAGCCGCCCGTCTAAACGGAAGCCGGGCAAACTGAACCTGAACGATTTGCGAGCGGTGCCTTACGTTGGTTCCTGGAGCCAGTTAAAGCAGAACCTGCCGGGTTACTACGGAGTGGGCGCCGCTATGGAAAGAATGGAAGCCGAAGGCCAATGGGAGGCCATTGAACACCTTTACTCCCGCTCCCTTTTCTTCCGTACATTACTAGGCAACTGCGAGATGGCCATGACGAAGTGCTTTTTCCCGCTTACGGCCTTTTTGTCAAAACACCCTCATTACGGCGAGCTCTGGAACAACATCCATGAGGAGTTTGAGCGCACCAAAAAGTATGTGCTCCGCCTCACCAAAAACGCGCACCTCATGGAAGACAAACCAGTGAATCTGCTTTCCATCCAGATGCGCCAACGCATAGAAATGCCTTTGCTTACCATCCAACAATTTGCCCTCACCAAAATCAGGGAGATGGAGGAACAGGAAAACAACACCCCAGGCAAAAGTAAGTTTGAGAAACTGGTCATGCGTTGCTCCTTCGGGATCATCAACGCAGAACGGAACTCGGCTTAG
- a CDS encoding GNAT family N-acetyltransferase, with the protein MSFSTQPILENDLVLLYPLQEDDFEEVYAVASDPSIWEQHPNKDRWKKDVFRTFFEGALQSKGAFKIIDKSTGKVAGSTRIYDYREQDSSVFIGYTFFGTTYWGKGFNPGVKTLLLDYLLGFVSRVYFHIGAGNIRSQIAICRLGAKKIGEQEVAYFGEPPKLNYTYCIEKEEWLAKKKAIA; encoded by the coding sequence ATGAGCTTTAGTACTCAACCTATCTTAGAGAATGACCTAGTACTTCTCTATCCGCTGCAAGAAGATGATTTTGAAGAAGTATATGCGGTAGCATCTGACCCCAGCATCTGGGAACAGCACCCCAATAAAGACCGGTGGAAGAAAGATGTTTTCCGGACGTTTTTTGAAGGAGCCCTTCAAAGCAAAGGCGCTTTTAAAATCATTGACAAATCAACGGGCAAAGTTGCTGGCAGTACCCGCATCTATGATTACCGGGAACAGGACAGCAGCGTATTCATAGGCTATACTTTCTTTGGTACAACTTACTGGGGCAAAGGCTTTAATCCCGGGGTGAAAACCTTATTGCTGGATTATCTTCTTGGGTTTGTGTCTCGGGTATACTTCCACATTGGAGCTGGTAATATCCGATCCCAAATAGCCATATGCCGATTGGGCGCCAAGAAAATTGGGGAACAGGAAGTAGCTTATTTTGGAGAGCCCCCCAAACTGAACTATACCTATTGCATTGAAAAGGAAGAATGGCTCGCAAAAAAGAAGGCAATTGCCTGA